DNA sequence from the Tachysurus vachellii isolate PV-2020 chromosome 16, HZAU_Pvac_v1, whole genome shotgun sequence genome:
TAAAAAATGAGGAATTTATGCAAATATCATGTCTTGTTTGGTGCAAAGTATAGCTCGTTGGAACTATACATGAAGAAATCTGCTTTTCTAAATATAAGTTAGAGcagtatttcattttattctgctTTATTACACACAGTCTTGAATTTAAGCATCTCATGACCAAGGTCACTttttaagcacacacacacacacacacacacacacacacacacacacacacatatatatatatatatatatatcatgtacACATTGTGCTCAACTGGCAACTGGTGTCATAAATGCCTCAAATCAAAAAGATTTTGTATTTGATCAAATGTTTTACAGACTATGTGTAAAtagttcatttacagcagcaaagaaaaatgtttgtgaTGATTTTGAATGGTAGTTGCACCAATATGGCCTCCAGTAGTAGGCCACTTCAGGCCCTACTGGCCACTTCATAGAGACTGGAGACTTGCAGTAATAAAAATCTACATCATATTACATTTTCCTGCAGCAACAAAGTAGTGGAATGACTGTTCACCTTTTGTGACCCAAACTTGTGTGTTCCATGTACACGAGGCTACATGTTACAAATGTTAAAGGTTCATACAGAGCAAACGAATAGTTTGAGCAGTGCCTTAGGCTGTTACTAAACAGGTTAAGTGTCATGTCTCTTCTCATCTCCGGGTTCTTCTACTGTATGCCATTTCTTCCAAATGCAGTGAACAATCCACTAAACTAAGTCTACAATAAAATGGAACTACAGTAAATCCTCAGTAGATTCATATGAAATTAAAAGCATCATTTATAGGTTTTGCAAAGTTGAAATATTGACCAATGGATAATTTTAACAGTGTTATAGCTGagttctaataaataaaaaaatacactttaaacAACTTTTCTGCTGAAGAATCGACCGTATTTATTCAGATCGCTTCCGATGCCACTCAGATTCTCTTTTCATCAGCTTATTATCAATCATTACCtttaatgacaaataaatgtttgcaaACAGGTTTCCTGTATTGTGGGACGCAAACACGGACATAAATAGTGGAAGATCAATAATGCCTACAaagagatatactgtatacagtgtgcAGTTTAACCAGGCTGATGACGGGTGGGTGCTCAACAGCCATGATCAGGGACAATCCTGCATTTAAGGATCTTCAGGTAGTTCTGGACCTTGTCAGAGTCACGGCGGAAGCAGTAGAGGAGCTCATATTCACTCATGGCTTCGCCGCTGGTAGGAAATAAGTCTTCAGAAGAGGTGAAGCCATTCATTAAGTTACTGATCATCCCCAACAactgcatctgtgtgtatggTGCAGATTTAGAGTTTAGAGTTGAAtaacataaaatgaaaaaattgtaGGATCTGAACCAATTTTGTGGGATTACATATCAATACAGTGAATAATGCTAAGAAGAATGCTAATGTCATTACACTTATAATATAAaggaatataaacatttatgattaatatactgtatattttaattttctggCCTATAGTGAAAGCTGTCAAGCAAGACTTTATGGTTTGAATTTTGGTGTTGGGAAAGCCATAAAGGTGGAAAAATGGCTGTTTAATGGCTTTCTTTCCCCCTAATTTAAAACTGATCCACGTAACTAAAATGTTTTGTGCTCATAACAGGATACACGTTACTATCAATAACTACTTTAGCTCAGTTTTCAACTTAACacgattttgtttgtttagacaAAGCAGCAAGGATGAAACTTACTGAGAGGAGCCAGACCTCTTCTGGGTGAAACCAGAtactgggattataaatcattacagtataCATGTGTGCAGAAGAGTAAAGACAAATAGGATGATGTGTTAATATGATGGTCAGTGTGAGTATATTGTAAATACGGGCCTTGGATGATCACACTGCACTTAACCGCAGATTTGGGTTGTTTTAAACCTCACTTTTAACCCTGAGCAGAGGAACATTTAACTCGTGTAATTTAGAACAGGTTACTGTATGTAATGGTGCCAAAGGTGTACTGTGTAAAACGATGTGGTGTTTGAATATTACTAGATGCTTATCACCAACACCCAATCAAAATCTGAACAGCACCTCAGTGTCTCATATCACGTGAAAACCAGGACTTAGCAACACTTAACAAAAAGACAAGCCATTATTTAAAGAggacacacactgtatttttcCAGTCAAGGTTATGTgggaaataaattaaatcagttttacatttataaatataatatttataattttctctCCAGTATACTGTATTGAGGGAAGTGCTGCAAAGAACACTGATACCAAATTTGTGTCTGAGGCTGAGAGATACTGAAAtaactgacacactgacattaCGTGTCATATAGTACAATACATGAtgtttttgaaactttttttatgCCTGGAAttcttctattttatttatttatttattttttttatcagaaccAGGTTCATTgaaattcttgtttttttttacattttccaacAAAAATTCCCATCCCAACTGGAACTTTCCATATGCTGGGGAgagagggaaaataaataaataaataaaaaacatgaattaattaattaataaaattaatcagtaaaaataaaataaaaaaggcagaGCTCACATAGAGTAAGGCGTACATGTgcctttatatacagtagactaTATTAGGTTGAATTGATGATTTCCACTTTAAAATAATTCTTCTAGAAACTAATGTTGTAAACAACAAGGCATTCTCTTTATCTTTAGTTATGTGAACGTCATCACTTGTGACACCAAACATAATCATTATTGGGTTACGGTTATGCCTGGAAATTCTACAACGAGCAATCACAATTTAACTCTGATGAATTTGTAATCAAACACTTGTCagtattctcacacacacaacgtaaGAGGTTCTGTAggacacatactgtaccttcTCCATGACTTTCTCCACTCCTTTCCTGAGCTCAAGTGCAATGTTATTCATCTCCAAAGCTTTACTGTTGATGAAGCTGTTAAAGACCTGCTGTTGGGACATGTTCTCGTGCAGCATGGACAGAGGATACGTCCAGGCCATCAACAGCTTGAGAATGACCTCTGTTAATTCCTCATGCTGACAGAGAGAACATCTGTCACACAGCAAATAATGGAGCAAAACAATATGAAGAGACCAGCAGAAGAGACTGATGGTCTAAAGAGGACTGTTTTAGAGGTCGAAGAAAACACATCAACTAAAGGTCTGTTAGACAGAGAAGGAGATTGAAGGattgaaggagagagagaaagagagagcggtgAACTCACAGCCAGTTTCTGTGCAGTTTCTTTGCCATTAGGAGTTAGGATGCTCGATGTGTGACACTTGCGATATATACTACCAATGTGGTTTTTGCCAGGCAGGAAATATTTCTCCTTAAcaattaagacaaaaaaaatttttttacacaGGTTTACAAAAAAGCTTATgtcattatatttgttttgctgttatCCACtgtatacatattattattattattattattattattattattattattattattattattattataagaatatCCATCTATTATCCTACTCAAGGTAACAAGGAACCTAGCGTCCAACTCAGGACACTCAGGGCACAAGACaagggacaccctggacaaggtggacacacacactacaaacaattttgagataccaatcagcctacaacacatgtatTTGGACTGGAAGTGGAATCTTGATTACCTGGAGATAACCtctgaagcacagagagaacatgcaaacttacacacacaggtaggagACAGAACctgaacccccagccctgggaGGCAAACATGATAAGGCATAGTGCCCCCCAATATCAACAAcaatatgaataatattaataataaaagtaatattaataataaaaataatattaataataaaataatgatgaataatgaataataataataaagtttttacatttttaaaaacatgtaaaaattaattaatcgattaattaattaatcaattaatcgattaattaattaattaatcgatTAATTAATTTGTTGGTTTCTTTGTTTCAGATACAAATCTGAATTTTACAGAAGCTTACAAAgctaatttttatatattcgtTAACATAAAAATTCACATGAATTTATGATCTATCCACTAGGAGGTGTTTAATTCATCCATGATATCTgtgttttatccatttattttatccaagtaataataataataataataataataataataataataataataataataataataataataaacagtgttgAACATAACAtggaaaattaaaataacatatGTGTTTATTGTTGGAACGTTGGGACACAAGCAGAATGGAAGTATCAATAAAAATATCAGCACTGATGAATGTGTCATTAAGTCAGTGATTCATTTCAATAAGATACTTTTAAATGGCATTTGAAGTGATTATAATCTTG
Encoded proteins:
- the prl2 gene encoding prolactin 2: MSSNQKQAVLFVAFLCLDLCTCVSTMPICAYGHAGCQLLSLANLFDRVIQHSARMHGLSSDLHSELEKYFLPGKNHIGSIYRKCHTSSILTPNGKETAQKLAHEELTEVILKLLMAWTYPLSMLHENMSQQQVFNSFINSKALEMNNIALELRKGVEKVMEKMQLLGMISNLMNGFTSSEDLFPTSGEAMSEYELLYCFRRDSDKVQNYLKILKCRIVPDHGC